The genomic interval TTCTTCGTCTCCATCCGGACCGCCGTGAGGCCGGGGCCCTCGGAGACCATGCGCTCCACCGGGACGCCGAGCCGGTCCGCCAGCCACATGGCGAGCAGCTCGCAGCTCGGGTTGTCGCTCTCGCCCTCGACGGTCGCGCCGATCACCTCGGCGGGCTGCTGGTCCAGCGACGCGGCCAGCATGGAGCGCCAGGGGGTGATCCGGGTCCACGCCAGGTCGGTGTCGCCCGGGCTGTACGTCGCCGCCCGTACCGCCAGTGCCTCGATGGGGCGCTCGGCCGAGTAGGTGTCGGTGATCCGGCGCTGGGCGAGGGCCCCCAACGGGTCCTTCGCCGGGTCGGAGGGCGCGCCCTCGGGCCACCACACCACGACCGGGGCGTCCGGCAGCAGCAGCGGAAGGACCACCGACTGGGCGTGGTTGGCCAGTTCGCCGTGCAGGCGCAGGACGACGGTCTCGCCGGTGCCCGCGTCGGAACCGACCCGGACCTCGGCGTCGAGCCGGGCGTCCCGGCGGGCGCGCGGTGAGCGGCTGACCCGCTTGATCACCGCGATGATCCGCGAGGGGTGCTCGCGGGAGGCGTCGCCGGCCGACTTGAGCGCGTCGTACGCGTTCTCCTCGTCGGTGACGATGACCAGCGTGAGCACCATGCCGATGGCGGGGGTGCCGAGGGCCCGGCGGGCCGACACCAGCGCCTGGTTGATCTTGCTGGACGTGGTCTCCGTGAGATCGATCTTCATGGCCGCCTCCAGCTCCGTCCGTCGCGTGCGAGCATCTCGTCGGCCTCGGTCGGGCCCCAGGTGCCGGCCGCGTACTTCGCGGGCTTGCCGTGCGTGTCCCAGTACTCCTCGATCGGGTCGAGGATGTTCCAGGAGAGTTCGACCTCCTGGTGGCGCGGGAAGAGGTTGGCGTCGCCGAGCAGGACGTCCAGGAGGAGCCGCTCGTACGCCTCCGGGCTGGACTCCGTGAACGACTCGCCGTACGCGAAGTCCATCGTGACGTCCCGGACCTCCATGGAGGTGCCGGGCACCTTGGAGCCGAAGCGCACGGTGACGCCCTCGTCCGGCTGGACCCGGATGACCAGGGCGTTGCCGCCCAGCTCCTCCGTGGCGCCGGACTCGAAGGGCAGGTAGGGCGCGCGCTTGAAGACGACCGCGATCTCCGTGACCCGGCGGCCGAGCCGCTTTCCGGTGCGGAGGTAGAACGGCACGCCCGCCCAGCGGCGGTTGTTGATCGTCAGCTTGATCGCCGCGTAGGTGTCGGTCGTCGACTTGGGGTCGATGCCCTCCTCCTCGCAGTAGCCGAGGACCTCCTGGCCGCCCTGCCACGCGTGCTCGTACTGGGCGCGCACGGTGTGCTTGCCGAGGTCCTCGGGCAGCTCGACGGCGGTGAGCACCTTGAGCTTCTCGGCGACCAGGGCCTTCGGGTGGAAGGAGCCGGGCTCCTCCATCGCGGTCAGCGCCAGCAGCTGGAGGAGGTGGTTCTGGATGACGTCACGGGCGGCGCCGATGCCGTCGTAGTAGCCGGCCCGGCCGCCGATGCCGATGTCCTCGGCCATCGTGATCTGTACGTGGTCGACGTAGGACCGGTTCCAGATCGGCTCCCACATCGTGTTGGCGAACCGCAGCGCCAGGATGTTCTGGACCGTCTCCTTCCCCAGGTAGTGGTCGATCCGGAAGACCTCGTTGGGCGGGAAGACGTCGTGCACGAGCTGGTTGAGCTCCTGCGCGCTGGCCAGGTCGTGGCCGAACGGCTTCTCGATGACGGCGCGCCGCCAGGAGCCCTCGCTCTGGTCGGCCAGGCCGTGCTTCTTCAGCTGCTGGACGACCTTGGGGAAGAACTTCGGCGGCACGGAGAGGTAGAAGGCGAAGTTGCCGCCCGTCCCCTGGGCCTTGTCGAGCTCCTGGATGGTCGACTTCAGCGTCTCGAACGCCTCGTCGTCGTCGAAGTTGCCCTGGACGAAGCGCATCCCCTGGATGAGCTGCTGCCAGACCTCCTCGCGGAACGGCGTACGGGCGTGCTCCTTGACGGCGTCGTGGACGACTTGGGCGAAGTCCTCGTCCTCCCAGTCGCGGCGCGCGAAGCCGATGAGCGAGAAGCCCGGCGGCAACAGGCCGCGATTGGCCAGGTCGTAGACGGCGGGCATCAGCTTTTTACGGGACAAATCGCCCGTGACGCCAAAGATGACCAGGCCCGACGGCCCCGCGATACGCGGAAGCCGTCGGTCCTGTGCGTCACGGAGCGGGTTGGCTCCGGGAACAGCAGACAAAGTGGTCAGCCCTCCGAGGGGGCGAGGCGCGAAAGCTCCGCCTCGGTCGACTTGAGCAGGTCGTTCCAGGACGCCTCGAACTTGTCGACGCCCTCGTCCTCCAGCACCTGTACGACCTCGTCGTACGAG from Streptomyces sp. CA-278952 carries:
- the opcA gene encoding glucose-6-phosphate dehydrogenase assembly protein OpcA, which codes for MKIDLTETTSSKINQALVSARRALGTPAIGMVLTLVIVTDEENAYDALKSAGDASREHPSRIIAVIKRVSRSPRARRDARLDAEVRVGSDAGTGETVVLRLHGELANHAQSVVLPLLLPDAPVVVWWPEGAPSDPAKDPLGALAQRRITDTYSAERPIEALAVRAATYSPGDTDLAWTRITPWRSMLAASLDQQPAEVIGATVEGESDNPSCELLAMWLADRLGVPVERMVSEGPGLTAVRMETKNGVIVLDRADGTLATLSMHNQPDRGVALKRRDTAELLAEELRRLDPDNTYASAVKFGVDRLHAGGEAKAAPVGSVEGKTDKAATAPEAKAPAAKKAPAKKAASK
- the zwf gene encoding glucose-6-phosphate dehydrogenase is translated as MSAVPGANPLRDAQDRRLPRIAGPSGLVIFGVTGDLSRKKLMPAVYDLANRGLLPPGFSLIGFARRDWEDEDFAQVVHDAVKEHARTPFREEVWQQLIQGMRFVQGNFDDDEAFETLKSTIQELDKAQGTGGNFAFYLSVPPKFFPKVVQQLKKHGLADQSEGSWRRAVIEKPFGHDLASAQELNQLVHDVFPPNEVFRIDHYLGKETVQNILALRFANTMWEPIWNRSYVDHVQITMAEDIGIGGRAGYYDGIGAARDVIQNHLLQLLALTAMEEPGSFHPKALVAEKLKVLTAVELPEDLGKHTVRAQYEHAWQGGQEVLGYCEEEGIDPKSTTDTYAAIKLTINNRRWAGVPFYLRTGKRLGRRVTEIAVVFKRAPYLPFESGATEELGGNALVIRVQPDEGVTVRFGSKVPGTSMEVRDVTMDFAYGESFTESSPEAYERLLLDVLLGDANLFPRHQEVELSWNILDPIEEYWDTHGKPAKYAAGTWGPTEADEMLARDGRSWRRP